In Humulus lupulus chromosome 6, drHumLupu1.1, whole genome shotgun sequence, a single genomic region encodes these proteins:
- the LOC133785255 gene encoding uncharacterized protein LOC133785255 gives MECSLVRYCLSRVFPGVGLNGWLSFSGWFEDFSKGHTIDIIAKVAMVSWAIWRARNELVWNEKTSSVGVVVVVAITHLDNWLAAKNKELSDPRASLFDAHEIERWAKPLENVVKINCDAAVFSVDVKYGIGWLAQDFEGSLVEATVVCVRKNQ, from the coding sequence ATGGAGTGCTCGCTTGTAAGGTATTGTCTATCTCGAGTTTTTCCTGGTGttggtttgaatggctggttgaGTTTTAGTGGCTGGTTTGAGGACTTTTCTAAGGGGCATACAATTGATATTATAGCTAAAGTAGCTATGGTTAGTTGGGCCATATGGAGGGCTAGAAATGAGTTGGTGTGGAATGAGAAGACTTCTAGTGTGGGAGTCGTGGTTGTAGTGGCAATTACTCATCTTGACAACTGGTTAGCTGCTAAAAATAAGGAGTTGTCTGATCCGAGAGCATCATTATTTGATGCACATGAGATTGAGCGTTGGGCGAAGCCTCTTGAAAATGTTGTGAAGATTAATTGTGATGCAGCTGTATTTTCTGTTGATGTGAAGTATGGAATTGGGTGGTTAGCTCAGGATTTTGAGGGGAGTTTGGTTGAGGCAACTGTTGTGTGTGTTAGAAAAAATCAGTAA